The genome window GGACACACAACCAAAATTAGGAAGGCAGGAATCCTCAGTAATTCGTAAAATCTCGAGATGGGCAGGAATTCAGGTTGCCATGGGAAACCCATCTCAGGCTCCTCAGGCGGTGGGTGGCAGTCAGGGAGCCTGCCCTGCCACTGAGTAAAGACCAAGTGGCAGCCCTGGCCCGGCCACCTGCCGTGATCTCCTGCTGTTCTGCCCCCACGGGCTTTCCTACCGGCTGCCACTCTGGCTCACTGTGTCCAAGTCCTGCTCCTCTCCGGCCTGGCTGGGACCCTTCCCTGCCTCCAGCACAAGCTTCTTCCGGAAGCGCAGGCTTTACAGGGCTCAGCCCCATCCAGACCCCAGGACCTGCCCTTGACAGCTGGGTCCTGCCTCCACCGTGCACAGGGCCTCAGGCTGTCCCAACCCGAGGCTCCCTAGGCCCCTCTCGCGCAGGCAGGAGGCCGGTCCAGGCAGTTGGAGCAGACCTGGCCTTCAGGTCTCAGCCTTCCGGCAGAGGAGCCCACTGTGGGAGGTGAGAGAGCCCGGCTCACTCCCACCTCCTGAGTCCTTGGCCCGCCCGTGGAGGGGACCTCTGAGCTCTGGACCCGGGTCCAGGACTTCTCTAAGCCAAGGAATCTCTGAGACTTTCAGAGAAAACGCCTCCGGGATGCGGGTCGCTCAGACACCCCACGGGGATGGTTGTTGGGGATCTCACGCCGGGGGCGCAGGGCGGGAGCAGGTGCCGGGTAGGTCATCCTGGAGGAGGGGGCGGACGCCGGTCATCCCTGCCGCGTCCGGGGCGGGctcccctcagctgcaggtctgtccTGGGGCCGCGGCGCCGCCCCTCGCTACCCGAGAAACCGCGCCATCGCCCCTTTAAGAAGGGTCCCCCTCTCCGGCCGGCGCGAAGCCCCCAGGGGCTGCAggcgggggtgggaggggagacgCGGCGCAGCTGTTACCCGGCGGTGGGGCTGGGCCGGGGGTtgcggggaggagaggggaacGGGATGCTGAGGGGGCGGGGCCGAGGCTGCAGCGCGGGGGGAGTGGGCggagcgggggcgggggcgggggccgaGCGCTGGGCACCCGGAGGCCTCCTGTATAGGCGGGCACCATGGGCTCCTGCTCCGGCCGCTGCGCGCTTATCGCCCTCTGCGCTTTTCAGCTGGTGAGTGGCGACCCCTCCGCGAGCCTCCTGGAGCCCCAGGTGCCCGACCCACAGCGGCTGCGGGGTCCCGGCGCTTCCCTCCGCCCCGGGGCCCCTTCGCTGGGTCCCGCGCCAGCTCCGAGGGGGATGCCTCGGATCCCAGGCTGCTGCGGCCGAAGGTGGTGTCGCCTGCGGGGCGTGGGGAGTCGCGGCGCTCGGTCCCGTCCCCGGTGTGCGTGCGCAGAGGGCGGCCGCGGGTCCGGAGCGGCGGGGACAGGTGCCGGGGAGCGGCTGGATGGGCGGGCGGGACGGAAGCCTTCTGGAGGGGCCGCCTGGACCCCATCGCCTGGGGAGGCGTGTGCGGCCCCGGGTGCGCCCCCGGGTGCGCGCGTGTCTCTGTCTGTGCGAGCGTTTCCCGCAGCCGGCCCCGGGCGCCGAGTGAGCGGCCAAGTTCCGATTCTGAGATCCGGGTGGGGCGATGACGGAGGCTGTGCCTGCGAGTTTGCGAGTGTAGGGGACGGGGGGTGAGAGCGTCCTGCCCACCCGCGAGCAAACCGGCCCCACCCGCCTCCGCCGCCCCGATTCCGCCCGGCGTGGAGCGATGCGGAGGCGAGAAGGGGCTGGAGCCGATGCCCGGGGCGCAGCGCGAGCGTCTTCTGTGTCGGGATTGGCCGGGGCTCCCCCGGCCAAGTTTCCATTCTGCCCCGGAGTCCGAAGCTCCCTGGGACGCCTGGAAGGCGGATTCTTTCCCGGAGCCCGCTGCCCTCGGGGAGGGGGCTAAACAAAGGCCTCGCCAGTCCGGGCTGGGTAAGCTGCTTTGCTTCGATGCTAATTGGCCCTGGGTCTCCCGTCTTAAAAAGGAAATGATGCTTTGTGGGCTGCGGAGCGCAGCTGGACCGCGCgcccccctcctcttcctgatGCTGGAAGGGCCAGAAGGGGCTGTTTCAGAGTTTTGAGCAGCAAAACCCTCGGAGTGCGTGGCTGTGCAGCTTGGGTGTCCTGTCCTCGACTTAGGGGCACAGGCTTGCGGGCGGACCTGGGGACGGCGGAGGCATCGTGTCCTTCCTCCTGGAAGGAAGGAGCTTCCGGAGCTTTCCTGGGAGGCTCGCTGGGGCTGCGGAGATAACCTGAGGCCCTGCAACAGGCTGGGGGGCCCAAGGACCATCCCAGGCCTTGGGACAGTTGGTATCTTTCAGTGAGTGGCTCCCCAGTGGCAGGAGTCCCTTAGGAGACGGGTGGGGAGGGGCTGGAAGCAGGAATGGGGAGGGCAAGGGTGGTCCACTCGAAGATTCGAATACCTGTCGGATGACCTCATGAAGGACAGGCACCAGCCTGGACGGTACCCCAGTTTGGAGCATGGCCAGTGGCAGCTGGTGGTGCGTGGGCGTCAGGAAGCGAGGCTGCTTTGGGGGACACTGGTGACATTGGTTTCCATCTGTTGAAGGTGGTGTGAGGATGTGCTGGGGTTGATGGTGCTGGGGTTTGTGCAGGAGAAATGGGTGCTTCAGTCTCAGGTGCAGGGTGAGGCACGACTGTGCTGGTCGGATGTGACCTCGGGGCACAGAGGGACAGGTGGGGTCGTACTCCCGTTTCACCTCTGAGGTGGACAGTAGACAGATGGGCGCACATGCAGGCCCTTGGAAATTTGGTTGCAGCCAAGAGGGAAAGAGTCATCCTGGCTTGAGGGCCGCAGGGCTTCCCCAGCAGACCTGGGGACTCTCCAGGGACTGGGCAGAGCCGTGTCCTCTCAGGGCCAGCCTCTAGGGTCGCTGCTGAACCGCAGCAGGGAGCTGTCAAAGGCAATCTGGCACCCCACTGTGCCTCCTCTGCCTTGGGGAAGAAGAGTCCTTGACCGCAGCTCTAGTCACTGCATGTGGGTGGGGGGCCCGGGAGGAAGGGGGTGTTGggtagccctttttttttttgacaaatgtgaGAATTTTGTGTTACCAAGCTACAGGACAAAGGGCCCAGGCATCTCTTCTTGGAGCCTTTCTCCCCAAAGAACAGTGTGAACTTTGCTGGCTCTGAGCGGGGCTGTGCGGCGTCCGATTCCCAGGCTGTGCCCTGCTGCATTAAGGAGACCCTGGGAGCCAAAGGCCCAGGAAGGGGTTTGGGGCTGGGTCCTGGCAGGGCCACCAGGGTCACCTGCTTCCATGGTGGCATGAGACTCACTGCTCACGCATGTGGCCACATGTCCTGGAGCCCTGAGCCTCTGGGAGTCTTGGCTTCGAGATGAAAAAGACTCCCCCTGCCCCTCTGTGCCGCAGGGTCTCCATTCTGGAGGCAGACCTGAGGCTGCTCCTCAGGCCGAGACCCCTTAGCTGAGATGTGCAGCTTGCCCCAGCCGCCAGCCCAGACCTCACAGGACTGTACCCGGTGTAGGCGAAGTGGGCCAGGGCAAGAACTGCCTCCCTTGGGGTGTTGCTTACCTTCCCCCCGGGGCTCCGGCAGGGCAGACATCCCTCCTCGTAGGTTAGTGTCCTCTGGGCAGGATGGGGAGGCCTGGGACTAAGAGTTTTGTGGGCGGCAAACCACCcaggtgccaaggcaagagactgagggcgcgagctgttccagtataataaaatatataatacaacaatagttatactagatatagatcatagatatgattatatatgaatactGTTAAActttagtttgtagcaattactctttgttccaatattataataatccttgcTCTATAATCacaacctaggaaaaaccaggccatacagagataggagctgaagggatacagtgagaagtgaccagaagacaagtgtgagccttctgttatgccctgacagggccaccagagggctccttggtctagcggtaacgccagcatctgggaagacaCCCGTTGCCAAGCGGACGGTGGTCTAGCAGAAGCGtcagtgtcaaggaaaaacacccgctacttagcaaaccgggaaagggagtctccctttccctgggggagtttaaagaagactctactcctccacctcttgtggagggtcTGACATGAGTCAGGTTTGCCCGCAGTTAtctggaggcctaaccgtctccctgtgatgctgtgcttcagtggtcacgctcctagtccaccttcatgttccatcctgtacacctggctctgccttttagatagcagcagcaaattagtgaaagtactaaaagtctctgataagcAGAAATAACGGTgtaagctgtctctctctctccctctctctctgcctcagctgccaggcaggcaagggcccctgtccagtggacacgtgacccatgtGACCTTACCTGTCATTGGAGatggctcacactccttaccctgcccgtttgtcttgtatccaataaatatcagcACAGCCcagcattcggggccactaccagtctccgcgttttggtggtagtggtcccccaggcccagctgtcttttggctgggatgggggatgggggatggagTGGCTGGGGTGGAGGATAGGGCGGCTGGGGTGGGGGatagggaggctggggtgggggatagggaggctggggtgggggtggggcagctggggtgggggatggagtggctggggtggggggtgggggatggagtggctggggtgggggatggggtgggttCTGCAGCATCTTCTCTTCTCTGGGTTGTGCTTCACCAGCACGTGGGAAGGAGCTGGTGACGGGTGGGGCCGAGTGCGCCAGTCCCTGCAGTTAGTGGCCTGGTCATGGCTTTGCTCAGGTTTTCTTGGTCtcctaaatataaaataccaaCTTTATATTCCTCAGGCACCTTTCCCTCCCCCTTCGTTGGTTCTCTCTCGGCCTCGTGTGGAGGGCCAGTTCAACAGAGTCCTGTAATGTCCTGAAGTGGAGGGGAGACTGCCTGCCTGCCAGAGAGCAGCCTCACCAGCACTGTCCCCAAGGCAGAGATGCAGGCAGCAGGCTGGGGCCTCGGCATCCAGTACCCTTGTGAATCCGCGTCGGTCCCTCCTGGCCATCTGACCCCCCCGAGTGGTGTTTTCTGGGCCATCTGTGTGTCTGTCACCTGGCCCTACAATTCGTGATTTAGAGCAGCCCCCGGTGTTCCCAttctccagatgaggaaactggggacAGAGGGGATGGGGCCTACTCAAGGGAGGAACGCTCACGCAGGGACAGACAGTGACGCGCAGGgacacacgggggcctgtcagGCTCATTTGGGGATTTTTCTTGGAAGAGCCaagcacacagtagatgctcagtgCCTGCTCGGTGGTGGTCATGGAGCAGGAGTTAGAGCCCTGGCGTCCTTCGTCAAACAAAGGTGTGGTGGGCGGGTGTGGGGAGGAAATCCCTGCTGAGATCCTGTCACCTTGGCCCAGTACCTGGCTGGCAGGCCTGGGGCCTCCCTCAGGTCCACGCTTCATGGCGCCCACCCTGCTCCTAGGTCACCGCCCTGGAGAGGCAGGTGTTTGACTTCCTGGGCTACCAGTGGGcgcccatcctggccaacttcgTCCACATCATCGTCGTCATCCTGGGACTCTTCGGCACCATCCAATACCGGCCGCGCTACGTCATGGTGGTGAGTCCTGGGCCCGGCCCCCTTTATGGGCAGGTGGGTTGGGGTGACCAGGATGGCAGCTCCTGTGGCACCATCCTGGCATATTTTCCTGGACACCACTGAACACCCCACAAATGCCAACCCAGACCCCTGGGTTCAGACCTGTTTGCTGCCTGGACATCTAGAATTCTGGTTCGGACGGAGGGGATTTTCTGAGGCTGCTTGAAGGAGAAGCTGCATATATTGGGGAGCCCCAGGCACTGAACACCTTCATGAATTCATCCCCTCAGTAGCCAGGGATCTAGGTGCTGCCATGATCCCTgctttacagataggaaaacagGCACAGAATCATTGCGGCAAGCCCAGGGTGGGACCTGGAACCCAGCAGACCCCTGGCCATACTGTCcttgctgcatcctctggagaagctgaaagaatgttcagaaaaaTGTCTCTCTGCTTAGTCAGCATTTTCATTCAGTGCAGAACCAAATAATCGGTCCAGACCAGTGGTTTGCAGCCGACTTTTCCTGCAAAGGGCAGATGGTAAATACCTTAGGCGCTGTGGCCCGTGCAGTCCCAGCACAAAAGCAGCTGGGCTGTGTGTAcacaaatgggtgtggctgtgtctgcaaaacttcatttacaaaagcTTCTGGCAGCTCTTTGGGGTGCTCTCTTGGGGGTGGTTTAGGGGGTGCTCTGCAGTGGAGGCCTGTGCTGTCCGCATGCAATATCTGCCTGGTGAGGTGAGGACAGGCCGTGGCAGCTCAGCCGGGGACGCTGTGTCCGTACGCCGACCTGCGCTGGGGCTCCCTCGAGCTGGCTGTCCCACCGCCTCATTCCTGGGGCACCCACGTGGGAAAGCTCTGAGACGTGTCCCAGGGTGGGCTTGGGGGACCCCTTTCTCCATGCTGTGCATCTGGGGGCCGCCAGACTCAGGAGCAGGGGCCACCCCTCCTATGCAATCACAGGACCCCTTCCCCCGGGGGCTGGGTGCAAGCAGGTGTGCCCGGGAGCTGCATTCAGCTGCCGTCCCATCCTCTCCTCTCCCTAGTACACGGTGTGGGCAGCCGTCTGGGTCACCTGGAACATCTTCATCATCTGCTTCTACCTGGAAGTCGGTGGCCTCTTACAGGTGAGTACAGACCGGGAGGCAGTGCGAGGTCCTTCCCTGGCTCCCGGCCGGGCCCCTGGTAACACCCTGTGTTTGCTCTTCATCTGTCGTCTGAGGCAGGGGTTCAGTCTGTGCATGGCTCTGTCCCCAGCACCCAGAACATCCCTGGTCTGTAGTTGGTAACTCAGTAAAGGTTTAGGGAAAGACCAGTTATTTGATGGGTGAAAGAAAGGCGTCTGTAAGTATTGGCAGCTGAGGGGGCTCCAGCTGGGGAAGAGGGGCCTCAGAGCAGGAGCAAATCCTGGCAGAGATGTGCAGGTGAATGGACACCACCGTCCTGGGGCCACGTAGGGTCCTTTGTCCCAGCCCGACCAACCCTCCAGGCTGGTAAAGCCTCGTGCCTCCTGTAGTGCAGGCAACCAGGGGAAACAGGGCGGGGGGTCATCGCTGAGCCGACCCTGACGGAGGCTGTTTTAGGCACTTTGCTTGCAGCTCAGAGGTTGGTCCTAAAGCCGGGGTGGGTGGATTTTGGTCTCCCCCGGGGGCTCTCTGCTCTGGCCGGTGCAGCACAGGTGGGCACTAGGGCAGGTACCCAGCCAGGCAGACGGGCCTCCGCTTCCTGGAACCACACCTGGGGCTGCAGCTGGGGAGACTGTCCTGAGGCAGACACACGTCACATGGAGCTTTGGCCAGAGACATGAGGAAGGCGCCCAGTGCCCCTGAGAGCGAGTTCTGGGGTCTGGGCAGGGAGGCCTTCCTAGAGGAGGAGGTGTGTGGGTCGAGGGCAGGCACAGGAGCGGCTGGGAGGGCGTTGATATTCCTTTCCCCACCATGGCTGGAGCCCCGGGGGCAGAGTGCAGTGGGAGGACaggggaggtgggaggacaggACCTCCTCTTGCCTCTCTGTAGTGTTGTCCCGGCAGGCTGCAGTGGGTGAGGCCGCCCACCTCCTGGTGCTAACCAGCCCTGCTCCTGCACCTCTCCCCTAGGACAGCGAGCTACTGACCTTCAGCCTCTCCCGGCATCGCTCCTGGTGGCGTGAGCACTGGCCGGGCTGTCTGCACGAGGAGGTGCCGGCAGTGGGCCTCGGGGCCCCCCATGGCCAGGCCTTGGTGTCACGTGCTGGCTGTGCCCTGGAGCCCAGCTATGTGGAGGCCCTACACAGCGGCCTGCAGATCCTGATCACGGTGAGCGTGGGGAAGGGGACCCTGGGGTAGGGATGGGTTGATGGGGGAGGGGACATGGAGCTGGGAGCTCATCTCCCTGGGGCGGGGCCAGCTGACCAGGCCTCAGGCCTGTCTCTGCCTTCCTCATCCccaacccttgctggagaggttaAGGTATCACGGGTGGGTCCCATGTGGCTGGCACCTCAGTGCCTCCTCTGCAAACCACCTCCCCCAGGCGGGGCCAACCCAGGCCGTTTCTCAAGTTGAGCATGGTGTTTtctgtggggagtggggaggaccCAGATCAGGCCGAGACACCCCGCCTCTGGCTTTGACGGCCCCAAGGAGGAGGGGAATGCATCTTCCTGACAAACCCATCCACGTGTGTCCCGCCTGTTCCCTCGGCTGCCCCGAGCCCATGCCAGTCATGGGAAGTGGACAGAGCCTGGGGCTTGGCTGGCAAGAAGCCCCTCAGACTTGTCGGGAACCTGGAGTGTGCACCTGGCAAGGCTGGCGCCACGTGACCCAGGTCTGACCGGACAGGGATTCTGTGGCCCCGGGTGGCCCTGAGGAGCAGCTGTTGCTTGTGCGGGAACGGGACTCTGCCATCCTCTCCGGCCCTGCATGGGTTCATAGAGAACAGGGGCTACGATGCTGC of Symphalangus syndactylus isolate Jambi chromosome 24, NHGRI_mSymSyn1-v2.1_pri, whole genome shotgun sequence contains these proteins:
- the NKAIN4 gene encoding sodium/potassium-transporting ATPase subunit beta-1-interacting protein 4 isoform X3, coding for MGSCSGRCALIALCAFQLVTALERQVFDFLGYQWAPILANFVHIIVVILGLFGTIQYRPRYVMVYTVWAAVWVTWNIFIICFYLEVGGLLQDSELLTFSLSRHRSWWREHWPGCLHEEVPAVGLGAPHGQALVSRAGCALEPSYVEALHSGLQILITLLGFVCGCYVVRVFTEEEDSCLRK
- the NKAIN4 gene encoding sodium/potassium-transporting ATPase subunit beta-1-interacting protein 4 isoform X1, giving the protein MGSCSGRCALIALCAFQLVTALERQVFDFLGYQWAPILANFVHIIVVILGLFGTIQYRPRYVMVYTVWAAVWVTWNIFIICFYLEVGGLLQDSELLTFSLSRHRSWWREHWPGCLHEEVPAVGLGAPHGQALVSRAGCALEPSYVEALHSGLQILITLLGFVCGCYVVRVFTEEEDSFDFIGGFDPFPLYHVNEKPSSLLSKQAYLPA
- the NKAIN4 gene encoding sodium/potassium-transporting ATPase subunit beta-1-interacting protein 4 isoform X4 — encoded protein: MGSCSGRCALIALCAFQLVTALERQVFDFLGYQWAPILANFVHIIVVILGLFGTIQYRPRYVMVYTVWAAVWVTWNIFIICFYLEVGGLLQDSELLTFSLSRHRSWWREHWPGCLHEEVPAVGLGAPHGQALVSRAGCALEPSYVEALHSGLQILITMVPVPSSKCSEGGKS
- the NKAIN4 gene encoding sodium/potassium-transporting ATPase subunit beta-1-interacting protein 4 isoform X2, with the translated sequence MGSCSGRCALIALCAFQLVTALERQVFDFLGYQWAPILANFVHIIVVILGLFGTIQYRPRYVMVYTVWAAVWVTWNIFIICFYLEVGGLLQDSELLTFSLSRHRSWWREHWPGCLHEEVPAVGLGAPHGQALVSRAGCALEPSYVEALHSGLQILITLLGFVCGCYVVRVFTEEEDSFDFIGGFDPFPLYHVNEKPSSLLSKPA
- the NKAIN4 gene encoding sodium/potassium-transporting ATPase subunit beta-1-interacting protein 4 isoform X5 produces the protein MVYTVWAAVWVTWNIFIICFYLEVGGLLQDSELLTFSLSRHRSWWREHWPGCLHEEVPAVGLGAPHGQALVSRAGCALEPSYVEALHSGLQILITLLGFVCGCYVVRVFTEEEDSFDFIGGFDPFPLYHVNEKPSSLLSKQAYLPA